A window from Citrus sinensis cultivar Valencia sweet orange chromosome 3, DVS_A1.0, whole genome shotgun sequence encodes these proteins:
- the LOC107177164 gene encoding NAC domain-containing protein 19-like, with the protein MASTFLTFFDASQGSSIIAVRSEQNENNKRRKLKSKVWDEIRKYKDKDGNEKAECKHCKKTFDGSSKKGTTHLKNHLDRCRANNNKRKGGAAGDEYESSSFKTTDLATPIVAVEDNGDVFDHDLISLPPCFRFSPTDEELLVLFLRRKVAGRRLSINFITEIDFYKFEPWELPSKALFGDYEWFFFSPMDRKNPEASEPNRVTGVGYWEDAGSGTDKIITTAGCKLAGIKKALVYYKGNAPNGIKTEWIMHEYRLIEPPPNNDSSKLDDWILCRISQCRGSSGTFHLQQSFIEYTSLENVFYINLGCV; encoded by the exons ATGGCTTCTACGTTTCTTACGTTCTTTGATGCTTCACAG GGAAGCAGCATTATTGCGGTGAGATCAGAACAGAAtgagaataataaaagaagaaagttgAAGTCAAAGGTTTGGGATGAGATACGCAAGTACAAAGACAAAGACGGAAATGAAAAGGCTGAATGTAAACACTGTAAGAAGACGTTTGACGGTTCAAGCAAGAAAGGAACCACGCATCTCAAGAACCATTTAGACAGATGCCgagctaataataataagagaaaagGAGGTGCCGCTGGGGATGAATATGAATCGTCATCATTCAAAACAACAGATTTAGCTACTCCTATTGTTGCTGTTGAAGATAATGGCGATGTATTTGACCATGACCTGATTTCCCTGCCTCCGTGTTTTAGGTTTTCCCCCACTGATGAGGAACTTCTAGTTCTTTTTCTACGTCGCAAAGTTGCAGGGCGTCGTTTGTCCATAAACTTTATCACGGAAATTGATTTTTACAAGTTTGAGCCATGGGAACTACCTT CGAAGGCACTGTTTGGAGATTATGAATGGTTCTTTTTCAGCCCTATGGACAGGAAAAATCCAGAGGCGTCCGAACCCAATAGAGTTACCGGGGTCGGGTATTGGGAGGATGCAGGATCTGGAACTGATAAGATTATCACTACTGCCGGTTGCAAACTTGCTGGTATAAAAAAGGCTCTTGTTTATTACAAAGGCAATGCTCCAAACGGCATCAAAACCGAATGGATCATGCACGAATATCGCCTCATCGAACCTCCTCCCAACAATGACAGCTCCAAG TTAGACGATTGGATTCTGTGCAGAATATCTCAATGCAGGGGCAGTAGTGGTACTTTTCATCTTCAGCAGTCCTTTATAGAATATACGTCTCTTGAAAATGTCTTTTATATCAATTTAGGGTgtgtttga